In Aurantimicrobium minutum, the following proteins share a genomic window:
- a CDS encoding riboflavin synthase: MFTGLIEERGTITAIESLPDAVRLTVSGHKALSGAQQGDSIAVSGVCLTVIEHDATSFTADVMQQTLDMSTLSDARVGLAVNLERAAELGSRLGGHIVQGHVDGTAEVLSITPSEDWTVIRFGLGRELAPLLVDKGSITVDGVSLTVSNISDPSESAQWFEVSLIPETLTVTTLGLRVVGDKVNLETDIIARQVARMLAFLPQQNAGA, from the coding sequence ATGTTCACTGGCCTAATTGAAGAACGCGGAACAATCACCGCAATTGAATCTTTGCCTGATGCCGTGAGGCTGACAGTCTCCGGACACAAAGCACTCTCCGGAGCACAACAAGGTGATTCCATTGCCGTCAGCGGAGTGTGTCTGACAGTGATCGAACACGATGCCACCTCATTCACCGCAGATGTGATGCAGCAAACCTTAGACATGTCCACCCTCAGCGATGCGCGGGTCGGGTTGGCGGTAAATCTTGAACGCGCAGCAGAGCTGGGTAGCCGCCTAGGCGGACACATCGTGCAAGGTCACGTTGATGGGACCGCCGAGGTTTTGTCGATTACGCCCAGTGAAGACTGGACAGTCATTCGCTTTGGCCTAGGTAGAGAACTAGCCCCTCTTCTTGTTGATAAGGGCTCCATCACTGTTGATGGTGTTTCGCTCACCGTGAGCAACATCAGTGACCCTTCGGAATCTGCCCAGTGGTTTGAGGTTTCTCTCATTCCAGAAACACTCACGGTGACCACGCTCGGCCTTCGTGTCGTTGGTGACAAGGTCAACCTCGAAACAGACATTATTGCCCGACAGGTCGCACGCATGCTGGCCTTCCTCCCCCAACAGAATGCAGGTGCCTAA